Proteins co-encoded in one Arachis hypogaea cultivar Tifrunner chromosome 13, arahy.Tifrunner.gnm2.J5K5, whole genome shotgun sequence genomic window:
- the LOC112733196 gene encoding uncharacterized mitochondrial protein AtMg00810-like, with product MANFVPTPMVASTKLSANDSPHFEDPKLFRSIAGALQYLTLTRPELTFAVCKICQYMHNLTVNYWRALKRILRYIKGSMDQGLLFTTCTDFRLFAFSDVDWGADADDRKSVTGYCVFQGTNLIAWKSNKQRAVSRSSTEAEFRAIAAA from the coding sequence ATGGCTAATTTTGTCCCAACTCCTATGGTTGCTTCTACAAAATTGTCAGCTAATGATTCCCCTCATTTTGAAGATCCAAAATTATTTCGTTCTATTGCAGGGGCCCTTCAATATCTCACACTTACTAGACCAGAACTCACATTTGCTGTTTGCAAGATTTGTCAATATATGCACAATCTCACTGTCAATTATTGGAGAGCACTCAAAAGGATACTTAGATATATTAAAGGAAGTATGGATCAGGGTCTCTTATTTACAACCTGTACTGACTTTCGATTATTTGCTTTTTCAGATGTTGATTGGGGAGCAGATGCTGATGATAGAAAAAGTGTTACTGGATATTGTGTCTTCCAAGGAACAAACTTGATTGCATGGAAAAGCAACAAGCAACGTGCCGTTAGCCGATCCAGCACAGAAGCTGAGTTTCGTGCAATTGCTGCAGCTTAA